A stretch of DNA from Sugiyamaella lignohabitans strain CBS 10342 chromosome B, complete sequence:
CTAAGCATCGCTTGACTTCGAAATCGACTAAATCACCTGCCAAACTGCCGGAAATCGTCAGCTTACCAAGTGCACTGGCTGCAGCTCTTAATACATCGGTATCTGTAGTCTGAACTACCGATCGTAAGTAGTTCACAAACCGGGTGATTTTTacagctgcttcttctcccGTATCGGCATCAATCAACTGGTCAATGGCGTAGACGGCACCCAGCCGAAAACTCGGGTCGGGACTCCTtaaaagttcaaaaatgCGCTTGTTGATGTCATTATTATACCTAGCAAACTGCTCTGGCGGTATCTCTGGTGCAACCGACACTAGATGTGTTTTCAGGTTCTCAGCTGCCcgctttttttcttcatgCGATCTACTCTGTTAGCACATGTCTTCTAACTAACCATACTTCCATTCCCTCCTTCTCTTCACCTGGCAACTAATCTCCCCATaaccaaacaaataatCCTGTAAGTACATCACAAGGACCAATGGGCTACAAATATCATGTTTCGGTGATAAAAGTCTCTGTTTTGGGACTTACTTCGACTTCAGGCCTGCGAATATCGTGGACACAACTGTGCTGTCCAGCGTCGTTGACGCCGACATGTCTGGGTTGTTAGATCTCTTACTTCAATTAGTACTTGTGGGTTGTCGGCcagttgcctccggcggccgggctccgcccggacccgtagtgctcgcttcgcgagctgctgAGACGCCCTGCGTCCTGTTCAGTGTTTAGTCAAGAGAGCTCGTTCTTACTTTACTGTGTTGTGTGTGCAGTTCTGAGCTCCAAATATACTGCTATACCTTGTGAAATGCTTCAGGAGTTAGTTTTATGCTTCAAATTACAGCACCAGGGGGATAAATAGTGCCCGGCATGGACCCTAGCCAGCCAGTGGCATTCATATATTCACCCTGTATAAGACCGTTTTCCAGATTTTCCCTGAATTTGTCCACTTACCAGTCTTCAATGTGTTTCTAGAGATACAAAATACCGATATTCAGTTAGTACAATCAATTTTCTGGAGGAATTGCCTCCTCTTCTCTATCGCTTTCTTGATAAGCGATGAATCTCGAACACAACATGGTTCACATGATGCTGAGATGCAGTTTGGGTTAAGCGCGCTCGCAGCGGCTACTGCCGTCACGTGATGTTTATATCCATGTTTGTGTTAAAACTGTCGATAAATCTTGATTTAATCTTATTTTCCGGATGGACTTTTTTATTAACAATGTCTGTGTATCAAGGGACACAGCGGATTAACTTTGGTCTCAAATAATGACCGTAGAACGAAGAGATGACAAGCCCAACCGAGGCTCATGGTCATATCACTACCTTCCTGTAGTCGACAATAAAAAAGTCTCATTTCAAGAACACTGTAGTCCTGTACTTACTTTACACTATACTCGGTATCCTACAAATTTTATAGTTGTTCCTTTTCTTTACCTTAATGCTTATTATTTGCACAATTGATACCCGCTTCTCACCCTGATATGTATGAGTGGTTAATATATATGCATTGTACACTCAACACATAATACCAAGATACTATAAAATATACTGATACCCTCTAATGTAGAGCCAATAAATTCAAAGTTTAACACTTATACTTGATCATCTAATAATTAAAAAGTGTTAAAGTGTTCTGGAAAGTGAGATCCCAACAACAACTTGTCTAGATAGGAAACACAGTAGCTGCACGATAAGCGGTAGAAACTGCGATCATCACTGCAGGGCCTGGaaagaatttttttgtttttgagcCGCACTCGAAAATAAATTACCACTATACATACTGAGGTAGCTGATATCGACACTTGATATACGCCTTAACTGTATCGATATTtcagataaaaaaaagcagaTATGGATTCAGCGAGCTATCTGCAGTCTTTCGGCTGGTCTCATGGCCAGCCTCTCCAGAAAGGTGGTTTGAGAAAGCCCATTCTTGTCAAGCATAAGAAAGACACCAAGGGCCTCGGTCATACAGCAGGAGACCAGGAAGCCTGGTGGGAGAGGATGTTTGATGGCCAGCTCAAGGGTCTTGATGTCAGCACCAGTGGATCTAGTAAAGACGGTGGCGTGACTTTCAAACAGAACGAGATCAAAGTTTCTGCTGTCAGCCAAAATGTATCCCCCCTGTATCGCATGTTCGTCCGAGGTGGAGTGCTAGAGGGCAGTATACCTCCAGAGGGTCTATCGAGTTCCAGCAAAAAGAACCAGAATTTAAAAGATGAAAAGAAGGAGTCCGACAAAAGTATTAAAgacaaatcaaacaaaaagaagagcaaaagcaagagcagcagtgattccaacagcaacagcagtagcaagTCAAAGAGCAGTAAACGAAAGAGAGATACTGATAGCGACGACAGTGAAACACAAGAAAACGACAACAAAGCCAGCTATGACGATAAAAAGAAGTCCAGGAGAGACAGCAAGGACAGTAAAAAGAGCAAGTCGAGCAAAAGCAGCTCTGGTTCTAGCATGCCAGCATCCAAAACCAGCAAATCTGacggcagcagcaaatccaaaaaagcTCGCAAGTCTAAACCCAGCTCGacatcctcgtcttcatccCCCACACCCTCCCCCGAAGAAGACTGGATGCGCCAGCTCATCCGCACCCACGCCGACGCTCAAACGGTCTCTGCATAGCTACACCCCTCTGGCATCACACCAGtctttaatttattatatttgcATCTATCTTTGTGGCCTGGccacatgcctccggcggccgggctccgcccggacctggttgtgctcgcttcgcgagcggcgtggaccctgcagcgGACCCTGCGTCAAGCCCTGTCCTCTGTGTATGCCCACACCAACTAAGCAATCCCCCCAACACCTCTCTCCCACCCGCTCGCAAAGCGAGtacaaccaggtccgggcggagcccgggCCGCCGGAGTGTTGAAATATGATCGATCAGCCTTGTATAAAAGTTACAGTAAGTCCCACCCTGAGCATAGAACATTGATAGTAAACTTTAAGGTTCTCACCTGCAATACTATTAGTGGCTCGTATTGATTGCgaagatataaatatgcaggAAATGTGTCTAGTAGTAATTTCTAATAAGTTGAGTACTATATCAAGCAATTCTGCTATAAGAAAGATTACTGAATAACAACCTCAAATTGTTCACTAAGTCTATTCTTTTATCGATCCTGCAATgccccctccccctgagACGCGGCTGTGCCGAGATCGTAAAGTGGTGAAGCAGGTCGTGGAGAGAGCATGTCGCTCGTCATTCACACAGCATGGAGCAACGGCAGCCGTGGCGGAAGCTGTTGTGGGTCAAACAACCATATCCGGACAATTTCGTGGATAAATCGTTTCTGTCGCAGTTGAAACGCAATTCCAACGTCCAACCGTACTCGTACTGGCGACTGATCTGCGATTCGTCAGTGATTCTGGTGCATCTGTGTTCAATAGCCATTTTTGTCATTGCATTTGTGGGTATTTATAATCGAGATTGGAACCCCGTGTGGTTTGCTGGTACCAGTGGACTCACCACAGTAGCAGGATTTATACTATGGGACCTACGGACTCATGTGGTTCATGACAGAGGCACCATTCTGAAAAGCTCACTGCTCATTCTATTCACAGTTCTGGCACTATCACCTGTCTTGAAATCACTCACTCAGTCCATTTCCTCAGACTCTATCTGGTCGATTGCCTGCTGGCTCTGTGTAGCCAACGTATGTCTATATGACTACTCGTACATCTCGCGAACTGGGTTCAAACTTATGCTCTCCACCAACCTAGCACTCTCTACAGCCATAGTCCTGGCATCACGACTCAACACATCACTATCAGTCTTCTGTTTTGTTCTTTACTCGATCCAGATTCTCGGAGTACTACCGACATTTGCTCAATGGGTGCGATCCTCGTCGGAAACCGCACACTGGGTCCTTCTGGGAGTGCTGCTGACCCTCACCGACGTCGGACTATACATCATTGGTGGGATCTGGGCGCTCCTAGTATGGATCGTGGTCCAGCTGACAGTCACCATCGTCATCCCAGGCTGGTTCCTGAGACTtcaaaaatacaaaaacGAGATCCAGGGTCCCTGGGACCCTGCCAAACCCATCGTCAAAACCAACCCCGCACCCCCGCCCTAAATCTCCCCCCATTTACcccttatttattctcatACACTGCCCGAAGCcctccgcgaagcggagccacggggtctggggcggagccccagccgccggaggcaccaccGGCGTCCCCCCAAaagcctccggcggctggggctccgccccagaccctgtagctccgcttcgcggagaAGAAGACCCCCTGAGATCAGTGCGGGTTAGGGCATATGTTACCCGGCTGCGAGCGAGGCCATGAAAAAATTATGACTGCAGATGTATGTGGCTAGGCAGTAGCAGgattgatttgatttaGTGTTAATACACCCGTGTGTTGAGTGCGATTGAGTAAGCTGTTAAGTGGATTTTCGAGATCGTTACACGCAGAACAGAGACAATGTCGGGATTTGATCAGGACAAGTTTGCCCAGGACTTCCAGGCCCGTGCCCAGGTGGGTGGAAATGGCCAGGCTCCCggccagaaccagaaccagggCCAAGGTCAAGGTCAAGGTCAGGGCCAGAACTTCCAGTATAGTTTCCAACCGGGTCAGAACTTCCAACCTGGTGGTCAGACTTTTACTCCTGGACAATATGGCCAGTATGGAGGCCAACAATATGGTCAATATGGCCAACAACAATATGGTCAATATGGTCAATATGGCCAGCAACAGGGCCAATATGGCCAATATggacaacagcaacaacagtatGGCCAGTACGATAATACCTATAACCGCGGTGGTTATAACAACAGAGGAGGTTACAACAATTACAACCAATCGtacaacaataacaataactACCAGCAAGAAGACAGTGGAAGTACTATGACTCTGGAAGAGTATcagaacaagaagagcagcctgcctccaccacctgccAGAAGCAGACCTTTAGCaggaggtgctgctgccactccttcttcttcttcttctggctcttcTATTATCACCGGTACCAACAAACCCAAGGTTTTGAAGCTTGGtgaggagaagaagccTGAGGCTAAGCCCGCTGCTGCATCTACTCCAGCCAAGACTGAAGCCAAGACTGAAGCCAAGTCTGAGGTCAAGACTGAGACCAAGACTGAAGTCAAGTCTGAAGCCAAAACTGAAACCAAGACTGAAGCCAAGACCGACAGCAAGGCTTCTACTCCATCTATTACTCCTTCATCCACTCCTAAGCCAGAAGGCAAATCCagtgcagcagcagctgctgcagctggtAAAAAGGCAGACTCACCAGCTCCATCTGCTAAAAGTGGAGAGAAACAAGATGCTGATACATTGACCAAACAAcaggaagaagagctcGACAAAGAGGTGCTTGCTGATTTGTTTGGATCTACTGGTGGTAAAGAGCATATGTCGATTATCTTCATGGGCCACGTCGATGCTGGTAAGTCCACTATGGGTGGTAACTTACTGTACTtgactggtgctgttgataaGCGTACAGTTGAGAAGTACGAGCGCGAGGCCAAAGATGCTGGTCGTCAAGGTTGGTATCTGTCTTGGGTCATGGATACCAATAAGGAAGAGCGTGCCGAAGGTAAGACTGTCGAAGTTGGTAAGGCATTTTTCGAGACTGAAAAACGTAGATACACCATTTTAGACGCGCCCGGCCACAAGATGTATGTTTCCAGTATGATTGGAGGTGCTTCGCAAGCCGATGTGGGTATTCTGGTGATTTCCGCTAGAAAGGGTGAATATGAGACTGGTTTCGAAAAGGGCGGTCAGACTAGAGAGCACGCTGTTCTTGCCAAGACTCAAGGTATTAATaagttgctggtggtggttaATAAGATGGACGA
This window harbors:
- the TMA23 gene encoding Tma23p (Nucleolar protein implicated in ribosome biogenesis; deletion extends chronological lifespan; GO_component: GO:0005730 - nucleolus [Evidence IEA]; GO_component: GO:0005730 - nucleolus [Evidence IDA] [PMID 14562095]; GO_component: GO:0005730 - nucleolus [Evidence IDA] [PMID 17425675]; GO_component: GO:0005634 - nucleus [Evidence IEA]; GO_component: GO:0005840 - ribosome [Evidence IDA] [PMID 16702403]; GO_function: GO:0003674 - molecular_function [Evidence ND]; GO_process: GO:0042274 - ribosomal small subunit biogenesis [Evidence IGI] [PMID 17425675]; GO_process: GO:0042254 - ribosome biogenesis [Evidence IEA]) — translated: MDSASYLQSFGWSHGQPLQKGGLRKPILVKHKKDTKGLGHTAGDQEAWWERMFDGQLKGLDVSTSGSSKDGGVTFKQNEIKVSAVSQNVSPLYRMFVRGGVLEGSIPPEGLSSSSKKNQNLKDEKKESDKSIKDKSNKKKSKSKSSSDSNSNSSSKSKSSKRKRDTDSDDSETQENDNKASYDDKKKSRRDSKDSKKSKSSKSSSGSSMPASKTSKSDGSSKSKKARKSKPSSTSSSSSPTPSPEEDWMRQLIRTHADAQTVSA
- the SUP35 gene encoding translation termination factor GTPase eRF3 (Translation termination factor eRF3; has a role in mRNA deadenylation and decay; altered protein conformation creates the [PSI(+)] prion that alters translational fidelity and results in a nonsense suppressor phenotype; GO_component: GO:0005737 - cytoplasm [Evidence IEA,IEA]; GO_component: GO:0010494 - cytoplasmic stress granule [Evidence IDA] [PMID 23451152]; GO_component: GO:0018444 - translation release factor complex [Evidence IDA] [PMID 7556078]; GO_function: GO:0005525 - GTP binding [Evidence IEA,IEA]; GO_function: GO:0003924 - GTPase activity [Evidence IEA]; GO_function: GO:0003729 - mRNA binding [Evidence IDA] [PMID 23222640]; GO_function: GO:0000166 - nucleotide binding [Evidence IEA]; GO_function: GO:0003747 - translation release factor activity [Evidence IEA]; GO_function: GO:0003747 - translation release factor activity [Evidence IDA] [PMID 20947765]; GO_process: GO:0006184 - GTP catabolic process [Evidence IEA]; GO_process: GO:0000288 - nuclear-transcribed mRNA catabolic process, deadenylation-dependent decay [Evidence IMP,IPI] [PMID 12923185]; GO_process: GO:0006412 - translation [Evidence IEA]; GO_process: GO:0006415 - translational termination [Evidence IEA]; GO_process: GO:0006415 - translational termination [Evidence IDA] [PMID 20947765]), with protein sequence MSGFDQDKFAQDFQARAQVGGNGQAPGQNQNQGQGQGQGQGQNFQYSFQPGQNFQPGGQTFTPGQYGQYGGQQYGQYGQQQYGQYGQYGQQQGQYGQYGQQQQQYGQYDNTYNRGGYNNRGGYNNYNQSYNNNNNYQQEDSGSTMTLEEYQNKKSSLPPPPARSRPLAGGAAATPSSSSSGSSIITGTNKPKVLKLGEEKKPEAKPAAASTPAKTEAKTEAKSEVKTETKTEVKSEAKTETKTEAKTDSKASTPSITPSSTPKPEGKSSAAAAAAAGKKADSPAPSAKSGEKQDADTLTKQQEEELDKEVLADLFGSTGGKEHMSIIFMGHVDAGKSTMGGNLLYLTGAVDKRTVEKYEREAKDAGRQGWYLSWVMDTNKEERAEGKTVEVGKAFFETEKRRYTILDAPGHKMYVSSMIGGASQADVGILVISARKGEYETGFEKGGQTREHAVLAKTQGINKLLVVVNKMDDPTVQWSGERYEECTKKLSVFLKGSGYNKTEVTFMPVSGYTGAGLKERVPKDLAPWYDGPSLLEYLDAISIEDRKLGAPFMMPVSGKGKDLGTIVEGKVESGNVRKGESLILMPNKTPVEVLAVYNESEAEVPAAISGDQTRIKLKGIEEEDVQVGYVLTSAKNPVHTATKFQAQIAILEHKSIISTGYGCVMHVHTAIEEVVLTQLLHKLEKGTGRKSKKPPVFAKKGMMVIVELEASEPVCLEPFKDYPRLGRFTLRDQGQTVAIGKITKIVA